The Coffea arabica cultivar ET-39 chromosome 1e, Coffea Arabica ET-39 HiFi, whole genome shotgun sequence genome has a window encoding:
- the LOC113711656 gene encoding cinnamoyl-CoA reductase 2: protein MAKKEEVVCVTGGSGYIGSWLVRLLLDRGYTVHATVKDLKDEKETKHLEALEGAESRLRLFEIDLLNYDSIVSAVTGTTGVFHLASPCIVEKVDDPENELLAPAINGTINVLTAAKELGVRRVVVTSSISAIIPSPNWPADKVKNEECWADEEYCKQKGVWYPLSKTLAEKAAWKFAKEKGLDIVVVNPGTVMGPILPPALNASMLMILRLLQGCTNTYEDVFMGSVHVKDVALAHILVYENSSSTGRHLCLEAISQYGDFAAMVAELYPEYKVPRLPKDTQPGLLRAKDGAKKLMDLGLQFIPMEQIIRDAVESLKGNGFIS from the exons ATGGCAAAGAAAGAAGAGGTGGTCTGTGTGACGGGAGGCAGCGGCTACATTGGGTCTTGGTTGGTCCGTCTCCTGCTTGACCGTGGCTACACCGTCCACGCCACCGTCAAAGATCTCA AGGATGAGAAAGAGACGAAGCATCTAGAAGCATTGGAAGGCGCTGAATCCCGTCTCCGGCTATTTGAAATCGATCTCCTTAACTACGACTCTATTGTCTCCGCTGTCACCGGCACAACCGGCGTTTTCCATCTCGCTTCTCCCTGCATCGTCGAAAAAGTTGACGACCCCGAG AATGAGCTATTGGCACCGGCGATAAACGGCACCATTAATGTGCTGACGGCAGCGAAAGAGCTAGGAGTTCGGCGTGTGGTGGTCACCTCGTCTATATCCGCAATTATCCCCAGCCCTAATTGGCCTGCGGATAAGGTCAAGAATGAGGAATGCTGGGCAGACGAAGAATACTGCAAACAGAAAGGG GTATGGTATCCACTTTCTAAAACACTGGCTGAAAAAGCTGCATGGAAATTTGCCAAGGAGAAAGGATTGGATATTGTAGTGGTCAATCCTGGAACTGTAATGGGCCCTATTCTGCCCCCAGCTCTGAATGCAAGCATGTTGATGATTCTGCGCCTTCTTCAGG GCTGCACAAATACATATGAGGATGTATTTATGGGGTCAGTCCATGTCAAAGATGTGGCCCTAGCACACATCCTAGTCTACGAGAACTCCTCTTCAACTGGAAGGCATTTATGTCTTGAAGCCATATCTCAATATGGTGATTTTGCTGCTATGGTTGCTGAACTTTACCCAGAATATAAAGTGCCCAG GTTGCCCAAGGATACTCAACCTGGACTGTTGAGAGCCAAGGATGGGGCTAAGAAGCTAATGGAC
- the LOC113711663 gene encoding glucan endo-1,3-beta-glucosidase 9-like yields MASTTLPFLYTALQLLTLLSTVHFSRVIAIGVNWGTSASHPLPPAQVVQLLKANNVTKVKLFDADPDVLQALAGSNIYVTVGIPNSMLRSLNSSLKAAESWVHDNLTRYVSDGAGSVRVEFIAVGDDPFLQSFGEQFYPFVVGAAANIQTALVKVNLANKVKVVTPCSFDAFQSESGLPSRGQFRPDLNKTMAEVLTFLNKHRSPFFVAISPFLSYHQNKNVSLDFALFREGAHPRNDSHRSYKNSFDLSYDTVVMALSTAGFPRMDIIIGQIGWPTDGAANATSSLAQVFLKGLVDHLDSRLGTPLRPRDLPVETYIFSLLDEDQRSRTPGNFERHWGIFTFDGQAKYQVDFVHGSGKLINAQNVQYLSPKWCVVNNNKDLSNISAHALEACSAADCSALSPDGSCSDLSWPGNVSYAFNSFYQQHDQSADSCDFGGLGLITTVDPSVENCRFMIGLRNSLSVSLRRSSQFHWFISPVATILLCLVCVTW; encoded by the exons ATGGCTTCAACAACCCTCCCATTTCTTTACACTGCCTTGCAGTTACTAACCCTGTTGAGTACTGTCCATTTCTCTAGGGTTATAGCTATAGGTGTGAACTGGGGCACCTCGGCGTCACATCCTCTACCCCCGGCCCAGGTGGTGCAACTGTTGAAGGCCAATAATGTCACTAAAGTGAAGCTGTTTGATGCTGACCCAGATGTCCTCCAGGCTCTTGCGGGTTCTAATATTTACGTAACTGTTGGCATTCCCAATTCTATGCTTCGTAGCTTGAACTCGTCTCTTAAGGCTGCTGAGAGTTGGGTCCACGATAATCTCACCCGCTACGTCTCTGATGGTGCCGGCTCTGTCCGTGTAga GTTTATTGCTGTTGGAGATGATCCGTTTCTCCAGAGTTTTGGTGAGCAATTCTATCCATTTGTAGTTGGTGCTGCTGCCAACATCCAGACAGCTCTGGTCAAAGTTAACCTGGCAAACAAGGTAAAAGTTGTCACTCCGTGCAGCTTTGACGCTTTCCAGTCGGAATCTGGCCTGCCATCAAGAGGACAATTTAGGCCAGATCTCAACAAAACCATGGCTGAAGTTCTCACGTTTTTGAACAAGCACAGATCTCCTTTCTTTGTTGCCATTTCCCCTTTTCTGAGTTATCATCAAAATAAGAATGTTTCCCTGGACTTTGCTCTCTTCCGAGAAGGTGCACATCCCCGTAATGACAGTCATAGATCATACAAAAACAGCTTTGATTTGAGCTACGATACAGTTGTAATGGCATTATCAACAGCTGGATTCCCTCGGATGGATATAATCATTGGGCAAATTGGTTGGCCTACAGATGGAGCTGCAAATGCTACCTCATCTCTAGCTCAGGTTTTCTTAAAAGGCCTGGTGGACCACCTTGATAGCAGATTAGGAACTCCACTAAGGCCTCGAGATCTGCCAGTGGAGACTTACATATTTAGCCTATTAGATGAAGATCAGAGAAGCAGAACTCCCGGAAATTTTGAGAGGCACTGGGGCATCTTCACTTTTGATGGTCAAGCAAAATATCAGGTTGATTTTGTCCATGGCTCCGGAAAACTCATAAATGCACAGAATGTCCAGTACCTCTCTCCCAAATGGTGTGTTGTGAATAACAACAAAGACTTGTCCAATATAAGTGCACATGCTCTGGAGGCATGTTCTGCTGCGGATTGTAGTGCATTGTCACCTGATGGTTCCTGTTCTGACCTTTCTTGGCCTGGAAATGTTTCCTATGCTTTCAATAGTTTCTATCAGCAGCATGATCAAAGTGCAGACAGTTGTGACTTTGGGGGCTTGGGCTTGATAACTACAGTTGATCCTTCAGTTGAAAATTGTCGGTTCATGATTGGACTAAGGAATTCACTCTCAGTGTCCCTTCGCAGGTCTTCTCAGTTCCACTGGTTTATCTCGCCAGTTGCAACCATTTTGTTGTGTTTAGTATGCGTAACCTGGTGA
- the LOC113711670 gene encoding transcription initiation factor TFIID subunit 15b has product MYGQQGDGSGPPPMGGGGYGGNGSSGGYGGGGYGGSGGGGGGGYGSSGGGDGGYGGSGGGYGGGGGRGGGRGGGGGGRGGGGYGGNMQNRGGGGGYQGGDRGGGGGYQGGDRGGRGGGGGRGGGRGGGSGRDGDWRCPNPSCGNLNFARRDKCNKCGALPPAGAGDRGDRGGGNYNRDGNNAGYGNNRGGRGGGSRGSGYGHGREDSGYSQGRGDGGYGQGRDDGGFGQSPVVAPSYGGHGGNYAPPPSSFGGNPNYAQDAVPPPSSYSGGPSSYPPSYGAPPGGYDGGYGGGPRNLGGGYGGAPAEAPVKVKQCDENCGDACDNSRIYISNLPPDVTIEELQELFGSIGQVARIKQKRGYKDQWPWSIKLYTDDQGKNKGDAVLSYEDPSAAHSAGGFFNNHDLRGYAISVAMAEKSAPKPASQHGYGGGGRGGYGGDRRRDNYRDGGGSGPDRNYHGGNRSRPY; this is encoded by the exons ATGTACGGTCAACAAGGCGACGGATCTGGTCCACCGCCTATGGGCGGAGGAGGTTATGGAGGTAACGGAAGCTCTGGAGGATACGGAGGCGGAGGCTACGGTGGCtctggaggaggaggaggaggaggctaCGGTAGCTCTGGAGGAGGAGATGGTGGTTATGGAGGAAGCGGTGGAGGATACGGTGGCGGCGGTGGCCGGGGAGGCGgtagaggtggtggtggtggaggcaGAGGAGGTGGTGGTTACGGCGGTAATATGCAGAATCGAG gtggtggtggtggatacCAAGGAGGAGATCGTGGGGGTGGTGGTGGCTACCAAGGGGGGGACCGCGGAGGTCGTGGTGGAGGTGGCGGTAGAGGAGGTGGCCGCGGTGGTGGAAGTGGCAGAGATGGGGACTGGCGTTGTCCTAACCCAAG CTGTGGGAATTTGAACTTTGCTAGAAGAGATAAGTGTAACAAATGTGGTGCACTCCCTCCTGCTGGTGCTGGTGACCGTGGTGACAGAGGTGGTGGTAATTATAATAGAGATGGCAATAATGCAGGATATGGAAATAATCGAGGTGGGAGAGGTGGAGGCAGTAGAGGCAGTGGCTACGGTCATGGAAGAGAGGATAGTGGTTATAGTCAAGGAAGAGGTGATGGAGGTTATGGTCAAGGAAGAGATGATGGTGGTTTTGGTCAGAGCCCTGTTGTAGCTCCTTCTTATGGTGGACATGGTGGTAACTATGCACCACCACCTAGCAGTTTTGGTGGAAACCCTAATTATGCTCAAGATGCTGTTCCTCCACCTTCAAGCTATAGTGGGGGGCCTTCTTCATATCCTCCATCATATGGTGCTCCACCTGGTGGCTATGATGGAGGCTATGGAGGTGGTCCACGGAATCTGGGTGGTGGATATGGTGGTGCTCCAGCTGAAGCTCCTGTTAAAGTGAAGCAGTGTGATGAAAACTGTGGGGATGCGTGTGACAACTCGAGAATTTACATTTCAAATTTGCCTCCAGATGTGACCATTGAAGAACTTCAAGAACTTTTTGGAAGCATTGGACAA GTTGCAAGGATCAAACAAAAGCGAGGTTATAAAGATCAGTGGCCCTGGAGTATAAAACTGTACACAGATGACCAAGGAAAAAACAAAGGAGATGCAGTTTTATCTTATGAAGATCCTTCTGCAGCACACTCTGCTGGTGGCTTTTTCAATA ATCATGATCTACGAGGTTATGCAATCAGTGTGGCTATGGCTGAGAAATCTGCACCAAAACCTGCCTCACAGCATGGATATGG GGGAGGTGGTAGAGGCGGTTATGGGGGTGATAGACGTAGAGACAACTACAGAGATGGTGGAGGTTCTGGTCCGGATAGAAATTATCATGGAGGAAACCGTTCACGCCCTTATTAG